In a single window of the Gossypium hirsutum isolate 1008001.06 chromosome D02, Gossypium_hirsutum_v2.1, whole genome shotgun sequence genome:
- the LOC107908271 gene encoding GDSL esterase/lipase At3g48460, producing the protein MMISKYSFHVLFLILLVSFSFSYAHFRHITPKEIDPKSFNSHSSPLSPSLTSKGSGLLSGSSSSKDSSLFDNLSSSNASGSSNISDSSSVSTNSKGFAFSGSFRGSGSLSGSTNSGASNNKEFNINLKANLSGCFSKVFAFGDSYTDTGNARLIGILKSFVGAVLTRRVSQGGNSNFKLGGRSSNGRMVVDFLCDSLNISTPIPYKAISSDFDFDSNSGVNFAVGGATSLSGDFFVNHKIGHTLMWKGIPLGFQTQIEWFNHFVTRIACKRKTEEECKAEMGKHLIWLGQMGVDDFARVIGSSVSMRWLTDITVNHISKILTTLLDSGGKFVVVQGLPPVGCCPLSKLLTPQSEKDEMGCSLVINRAVMAHNELLQKTLEDFRVRHGTEVTISYADYFNAYKAIMGNLAGFGFSDGSQACCGVGGGLLNFNLHNLCGMTGTTACENPSNHVNWDGLHLTEAMHKQITRLFLHGGYCKPSFDDMISRQRNSGT; encoded by the exons ATGATGATTTCCAAAtattctttccatgttttatttcTTATTCTCTTGGTATCCTTTTCATTCTCTTATGCACATTTTCGCCATATAACACCTAAAGAGATTGACCCAAAATCTTTCAACTCTCATTCATCTCCACTTTCTCCTTCTTTGACTTCCAAGGGTTCTGGTCTTTTATCAGGTTCTAGCAGTTCAAAGGATTCTAGCTTGTTTGATAATTTATCAAGTTCCAACGCTTCTGGTTCTTCTAATATTTCCGACTCTTCATCAGTTTCAACCAATTCTAAGG GTTTTGCCTTTTCTGGGTCTTTTAGAGGTTCAGGTTCATTATCAGGTTCTACAAATTCTGGTGCTTCTAACAATAAAGAATTCAACATCAACCTCAAAGCTAACCTGAGTGGGTGTTTCTCCAAGGTTTTTGCATTTGGAGACTCGTACACTGATACAGGAAATGCTCGATTGATAGGCATTTTGAAAAGCTTCGTGGGTGCAGTTTTGACGAGGAGAGTTTCTCAAGGCGGAAACTCCAACTTCAAGTTGGGTGGTAGATCTAGTAATGGTCGAATGGTCGTTGATTTTCTTTGTGATTCTCTCAACATTTCCACACCAATACCGTATAAGGCCATCTCTTCGGACTTTGATTTTGACAGCAACTCTGGGGTTAACTTCGCCGTCGGAGGCGCCACGTCACTTTCCGGAGACTTCTTTGTAAACCACAAAATCGGTCACACACTGATGTGGAAAGGGATTCCTCTAGGCTTCCAAACACAAATTGAATGGTTCAACCATTTCGTGACCAGAATAGCTTGTAAAAGGAAGACTGAGGAAGAATGCAAGGCGGAAATGGGAAAGCATCTTATTTGGCTTGGACAAATGGGTGTCGATGACTTCGCTCGTGTTATAGGGTCTTCTGTTTCAATGCGGTGGCTTACAGATATAACTGTTAATCATATCTCCAAAATCCTTACA ACACTATTGGATAGTGGTGGAAAGTTCGTAGTGGTTCAAGGGCTACCACCGGTGGGATGTTGTCCATTATCCAAGCTATTGACACCCCAATCTGAGAAAGACGAAATGGGTTGTTCGCTAGTTATTAATAGAGCAGTAATGGCTCATAACGAGCTCCTCCAGAAGACATTGGAAGACTTTAGGGTAAGGCATGGTACTGAGGTTACAATTTCTTATGCTGATTATTTCAATGCATACAAAGCAATCATGGGAAACCTTGCTGGTTTCGGGTTTTCCGATGGATCCCAAGCATGTTGCGGCGTCGGAGGTGGACTCCTCAACTTTAACTTGCACAACCTTTGTGGCATGACCGGCACCACCGCGTGTGAAAATCCATCTAACCATGTTAATTGGGATGGGCTTCATCTGACGGAAGCAATGCATAAGCAAATAACTAGACTGTTCCTCCATGGAGGCTACTGCAAACCATCTTTTGATGATATGATTAGTAGACAAAGAAACTCAGGTACATAG